A portion of the Calothrix sp. 336/3 genome contains these proteins:
- a CDS encoding phosphatidylserine decarboxylase: protein MTEERIELRYRDRQTGKLVTEAVFLEAGLRWFYENPLGWRIFNYTLNNYFICWLHSKWQDRPGSRKKILKFASEYQINLSEAELQPEAYPNFNAFFARKLKPGSRCFPRNSGILPAPADGKILVFPKLAAETLLPIKGTHKFLATLLSSPITAKQYLQGSALIIRLAPPDYHRFHFPDDGIAYPTQYIPGKYHSVNPIALAKVPDLFCQNQRAITKFISQQFGEIIYIEIGAFCIGTIKQTFAPGTVIQGQEKGYFRFGGSTIILLFEPGIIQFDDDLIQDSAMNLEIKVKAGEAIAKRMIC from the coding sequence ATGACTGAGGAAAGAATCGAACTACGTTACCGCGATCGCCAGACTGGAAAGCTAGTTACAGAGGCAGTTTTCCTAGAAGCGGGTTTACGGTGGTTCTATGAAAATCCCCTAGGATGGCGCATATTTAACTATACTTTGAATAATTATTTTATCTGCTGGTTACATAGTAAATGGCAAGATAGACCAGGAAGTAGAAAAAAAATCTTAAAATTTGCCTCAGAATATCAAATTAATCTCTCAGAAGCAGAATTACAACCAGAAGCATATCCTAATTTTAACGCTTTTTTTGCTCGCAAACTCAAGCCCGGTAGTCGCTGTTTTCCTCGGAATTCAGGTATTTTACCCGCTCCTGCGGATGGGAAAATTCTCGTATTTCCTAAATTAGCAGCAGAAACCTTGCTACCAATAAAAGGAACACACAAATTTCTCGCCACTTTATTATCTTCCCCCATAACTGCCAAGCAATATCTTCAGGGTTCAGCATTGATAATTCGTCTCGCACCACCCGATTATCATCGCTTCCATTTCCCTGATGATGGTATTGCCTACCCTACCCAATATATCCCCGGTAAATATCATTCCGTCAATCCCATTGCCCTCGCAAAAGTACCAGATTTATTTTGTCAAAATCAACGTGCTATCACTAAATTTATCTCCCAACAATTTGGAGAAATCATTTATATAGAAATTGGTGCTTTTTGTATTGGTACTATTAAACAAACCTTCGCACCCGGTACTGTCATCCAGGGGCAAGAAAAAGGTTACTTTCGTTTTGGTGGCTCCACAATTATCCTCCTATTTGAACCAGGAATTATTCAATTTGATGATGATTTGATTCAAGATTCTGCCATGAACTTAGAGATAAAAGTAAAAGCTGGTGAAGCAATTGCTAAAAGAATGATTTGTTGA
- a CDS encoding anhydro-N-acetylmuramic acid kinase — protein MSLTIGLISGTSVDGIDAALVDIAGENLDLQVQLVAGKTYPYPPELRDKILAVCGGATLSMAELAELDDAIATCFAQAAMAIQQGHPQAELIGSHGQTVYHRPRGFTAQPPGAYTLAYSLQLGRGVLIAQKTGITTVSNFRVADIAAGGEGAPLVPRIDAALLSHPQESRCIQNIGGIGNVAYMPPRQGDWLEKIRGWDTGPGNSLLDLAIHRLSQGAKTYDQNGEWAASGTPCQELVRQWLEHDYFLQPPPKSTGRELFGVEYLDGCIKDAEPYNLSAADFLATLTELTAASIVHSYRTFLPQMPQRVLLAGGGSRNLYLRKRLEILFENIPVNTTDEVGLNADFKEAIAFAVLAYWRQNHTPGNLPSATGATQEMLLGEVNYV, from the coding sequence CAATTAGTTGCGGGAAAAACCTACCCCTATCCCCCAGAATTGAGAGATAAAATTCTGGCTGTGTGCGGTGGTGCGACTCTTTCTATGGCAGAATTAGCAGAATTAGATGATGCGATCGCCACCTGTTTTGCCCAAGCAGCAATGGCTATTCAACAGGGACACCCGCAAGCAGAATTAATTGGTTCCCATGGTCAGACAGTATACCACCGTCCTAGGGGATTTACGGCACAACCTCCAGGCGCTTATACCCTAGCTTACAGTTTACAACTGGGTCGGGGGGTATTGATTGCCCAGAAAACAGGTATCACCACAGTCAGTAACTTTCGGGTAGCAGATATTGCTGCGGGGGGAGAGGGTGCGCCCCTTGTACCTCGTATTGATGCGGCTTTGCTAAGTCATCCTCAAGAATCAAGATGTATTCAAAATATTGGTGGTATCGGTAATGTTGCGTATATGCCCCCACGTCAGGGAGATTGGTTAGAAAAGATTCGTGGTTGGGATACTGGACCTGGAAATAGTTTACTAGATTTAGCTATACACCGTTTGAGCCAGGGGGCAAAAACCTATGATCAAAATGGGGAATGGGCAGCCAGTGGGACACCTTGCCAGGAATTAGTGAGACAATGGTTGGAGCATGATTATTTTTTACAACCACCACCTAAGTCTACGGGACGGGAATTATTTGGGGTAGAGTATCTAGATGGGTGTATAAAAGATGCGGAACCTTATAATTTGAGTGCTGCCGATTTTCTGGCAACTTTAACAGAATTAACAGCTGCTTCCATTGTCCACAGTTACCGTACATTCTTGCCGCAAATGCCTCAGCGAGTCTTGTTAGCTGGTGGAGGAAGTCGGAATTTGTATCTGAGAAAACGCTTAGAAATATTGTTCGAGAATATACCTGTAAATACCACCGATGAGGTGGGTTTAAATGCAGATTTCAAAGAGGCGATCGCCTTTGCAGTTTTAGCCTATTGGCGACAAAATCATACACCTGGTAATCTACCCAGTGCAACTGGTGCAACTCAGGAAATGTTATTGGGAGAGGTGAATTATGTTTAG
- a CDS encoding phosphatidylcholine/phosphatidylserine synthase gives MQNHIITNQLEGRNDFPEGNLSEIVANPSESLFSRQTLMLQQLDIPNLVSITGLVCSFFAVIASVQTDFDFAMILLIGAGLTDILDGLIARKIQRTELQANIGKQLDSLVDICAFGLTPVIFAYFFGLQDNLSLGILLIYLIASALRLAFFNAVGLVADKDKQYFTGLPITSTALVIPIVFLANFAIPLFWMKLLLQIIYLLLAMLMVANVKIQKLSGIWYGIALGGGLGIGGIYVWQNLP, from the coding sequence GTGCAAAATCATATCATCACGAATCAATTGGAAGGAAGAAATGATTTCCCTGAGGGGAATTTGTCAGAAATTGTGGCGAATCCTTCAGAATCTCTCTTTTCCCGACAGACGTTAATGTTGCAACAGTTAGATATTCCTAACTTAGTGAGTATCACGGGATTAGTTTGCAGTTTTTTTGCGGTGATTGCATCTGTACAAACAGATTTTGATTTTGCAATGATTTTGTTGATAGGTGCAGGTTTAACTGATATTTTGGATGGATTAATTGCCAGAAAAATTCAGCGTACGGAATTACAAGCTAACATTGGTAAACAATTAGATAGTTTAGTTGATATTTGTGCCTTTGGATTGACTCCAGTTATCTTCGCTTATTTTTTCGGTTTACAAGATAATTTATCCCTGGGAATTTTGCTGATTTATTTAATCGCAAGTGCTTTAAGATTGGCATTTTTTAATGCTGTCGGTTTGGTTGCAGACAAAGATAAACAATATTTTACTGGTTTACCAATCACCTCTACAGCTTTAGTTATCCCCATTGTTTTTTTAGCTAATTTTGCGATTCCTCTGTTTTGGATGAAATTATTACTCCAAATCATTTATTTATTATTAGCTATGCTGATGGTAGCAAACGTGAAAATTCAGAAGTTATCAGGGATATGGTATGGGATTGCTTTAGGAGGAGGATTAGGAATTGGGGGAATTTATGTTTGGCAAAATCTCCCATAA